A stretch of Candidatus Sphingomonas phytovorans DNA encodes these proteins:
- a CDS encoding Fic family protein, with the protein MAAKFQIDHNKLIRINTLNLPNFSDLPESAKFDYRYIDNAFEKCGNDDAILRQLRSVASLQNDQVPPEMQPLRHRLSNHFLRLNEHHSYEQNRSALEERACLALEAYRTPTSGILRQPATLASVSIDDTPLTWRTTDIFIGGDAGGYRAKYPPHEQIQDSIERLSVALDDAILYSPSFGAALAFCGVVTAHPFRDGNGRVARVLFNHVLRTHFGSQFYLPIYELGAASAGGWLVAQRRVQLDGDWSALSEFLRNCVILFAR; encoded by the coding sequence ATGGCCGCAAAATTCCAAATAGATCATAACAAGCTTATTCGAATCAACACTCTCAATCTTCCCAATTTTTCCGATCTCCCTGAAAGCGCGAAATTCGACTATCGCTATATAGACAACGCATTCGAAAAATGTGGCAATGACGACGCCATTTTGCGTCAGCTCAGGTCGGTCGCGAGTCTGCAAAATGATCAAGTTCCACCTGAAATGCAGCCTTTACGACACCGACTTTCGAATCATTTCCTCCGACTAAATGAGCATCACTCCTACGAACAGAACCGGAGCGCTCTTGAAGAGCGGGCATGCCTTGCTTTGGAGGCTTATCGAACTCCAACGTCGGGAATTCTGCGCCAGCCAGCAACGCTCGCGTCAGTGTCGATCGACGATACCCCCCTCACGTGGCGCACAACCGACATCTTCATCGGCGGCGACGCTGGAGGTTATCGAGCCAAGTACCCACCGCATGAGCAAATTCAGGATAGCATCGAACGTCTGTCAGTCGCGCTCGACGACGCGATTCTGTATTCTCCCAGCTTTGGGGCGGCCTTAGCCTTCTGCGGCGTGGTCACCGCTCACCCGTTTCGCGATGGCAATGGCCGTGTTGCGCGCGTGCTCTTCAACCATGTCTTGCGAACGCACTTCGGCTCCCAATTCTATTTGCCGATTTACGAATTAGGAGCAGCTTCCGCGGGAGGGTGGCTCGTCGCGCAACGACGAGTCCAACTCGATGGAGATTGGAGCGCGCTGTCGGAATTCCTGCGCAACTGCGTTATTCTCTTCGCACGGTGA
- a CDS encoding proton-translocating transhydrogenase family protein, with protein MDFISILSIFVMACFVGYYVVWSVTPALHTPLMAVTNAISSVIIVGALIASSAAAGGSASSKWLGLLAVVLASVNIFGGFAVTERMLAMYKKKEKPVAK; from the coding sequence ATGGACTTCATCTCGATCCTGTCGATTTTCGTCATGGCCTGTTTCGTGGGCTATTATGTCGTCTGGTCGGTCACGCCCGCGCTGCACACGCCGCTGATGGCGGTGACTAACGCGATTTCGTCGGTCATCATCGTCGGCGCGCTGATCGCGAGTTCGGCGGCGGCGGGCGGATCGGCCTCGTCGAAATGGCTGGGGCTGCTCGCGGTGGTGCTGGCCAGCGTGAACATCTTCGGCGGGTTCGCCGTCACCGAGCGCATGCTCGCCATGTACAAGAAGAAGGAAAAGCCCGTCGCGAAGTGA
- a CDS encoding LysR family transcriptional regulator, whose protein sequence is MTASVLLPHRDTAAHRFAEISISHTFIHGMNDDMKANADLRNIDLNLLLVFDVLHRTRNTTRAAEQLHLTQPAVSNALKRLRDLFDDVLFVKTATGMQPTPRADSIAAFLDEGLASIRLAVKAGEAFDPATATRTFHLYVSDIGQSVFIPPLAARLRTVAPHIHLSTHYVPLETAQQMMKLGQIDLAIGNFTGLHGDFVQQKLFDETYAVLVRADHPVIGATLSIDQFFAVEHIDYTPTVGSHARFESELEALSTKSGKTRNVALRLAHSFGIGRIVASSDLIASVPSRVASALANSEDVRAVAFPVDIPTVDISQFWHERCHRDDGHQWLRSLIYEIFNDKRPSSIQ, encoded by the coding sequence TTGACCGCCAGTGTGTTGCTGCCTCACCGAGATACGGCTGCGCACCGGTTCGCGGAAATTTCGATTTCCCATACCTTCATTCACGGTATGAATGACGACATGAAGGCCAATGCCGACCTGCGAAATATCGACCTCAACCTCCTGCTCGTGTTCGACGTGCTTCATCGCACCCGGAATACGACGCGAGCGGCCGAGCAATTGCATCTCACCCAGCCCGCGGTGAGCAACGCGCTCAAACGGCTGCGGGATCTGTTTGACGATGTGCTGTTCGTAAAGACCGCGACCGGTATGCAACCGACGCCGAGGGCGGACAGCATTGCGGCATTTCTCGACGAGGGCCTTGCCTCGATCCGCCTGGCGGTGAAGGCTGGCGAGGCATTCGATCCCGCCACCGCGACGCGCACCTTCCACTTGTACGTCAGCGACATCGGGCAATCCGTTTTCATACCCCCGCTTGCCGCCAGGCTCAGGACGGTCGCCCCCCACATCCATCTGTCCACGCACTACGTACCGCTCGAGACGGCACAGCAGATGATGAAACTCGGCCAGATAGACCTGGCCATCGGCAATTTCACGGGGCTCCACGGGGACTTCGTTCAACAAAAGCTGTTCGATGAAACCTATGCGGTGCTCGTCCGGGCGGACCATCCGGTGATCGGCGCTACGCTATCCATCGATCAATTTTTCGCCGTGGAGCATATCGACTATACACCCACCGTCGGCAGCCACGCGCGTTTCGAATCGGAACTTGAAGCGCTTTCGACCAAGTCTGGAAAGACCCGTAACGTAGCGCTGCGGCTGGCACACTCCTTCGGCATCGGCCGTATCGTGGCATCGAGCGATCTGATCGCCAGTGTCCCAAGCCGTGTCGCGAGCGCCCTTGCCAATTCGGAGGATGTTCGCGCCGTGGCCTTCCCGGTTGACATACCAACCGTCGATATCTCGCAATTCTGGCATGAACGATGCCATCGCGACGACGGGCACCAATGGCTGCGCTCGCTCATCTACGAAATATTCAACGACAAGCGGCCGAGCTCGATTCAGTAA
- a CDS encoding NAD(P)(+) transhydrogenase (Re/Si-specific) subunit beta translates to MHEAAPVNPWVALAYLISGVCFILALRGLSSPASSRRGNRYGMIGMALAVGTTLFIHEIASLPEILIAITIGAAIGLVTARKIAMTDMPQLVAAFHSLVGMAAVLVGVAAFLNPEAFGIMGADGEILTVSRIEMGLGVAIGAITFSGSVIAFLKLNGNMGGKPIMLPGRHVINLGVLAGILGLIAWFTQDQSPWIFWTVTLLSFAIGFLLIIPIGGADMPVVVSMLNSYSGWAAAAMGFTLHNTAMIITGALVGSSGAILSYIMCRAMNRSFISVIAGGFGGDSSAAGAAAATDRPWKRGSAEDAAFLMQQAEQVIIVPGYGMAVAQAQHVLREMGDKLKEHGVRVKYAIHPVAGRMPGHMNVLLAEANVPYDEVFELEDINSEFAQTDVAFIIGANDVVNPAAKTDKSSPIYGMPVFDVNKAKTVLFIKRSMGGVGYAGVDNDVFYQDNTMMLLADAKKMVEEIVKALD, encoded by the coding sequence ATGCATGAAGCAGCACCGGTCAATCCCTGGGTAGCGCTGGCGTACCTGATTTCGGGCGTCTGCTTTATCCTGGCGCTACGCGGGCTGTCGTCACCGGCGAGTTCGCGGCGCGGCAATCGTTATGGCATGATCGGCATGGCGCTGGCGGTGGGCACGACGCTGTTCATCCATGAGATCGCGTCGCTGCCCGAGATATTGATCGCGATCACGATCGGTGCCGCGATCGGCCTTGTCACCGCGCGGAAGATCGCGATGACCGATATGCCGCAGCTCGTCGCCGCGTTCCATTCGCTGGTCGGCATGGCCGCGGTGCTGGTCGGCGTGGCGGCGTTCCTCAATCCCGAGGCGTTCGGGATCATGGGGGCGGACGGGGAGATCCTTACCGTCAGCCGGATCGAGATGGGGCTGGGCGTCGCGATCGGCGCGATCACTTTCTCCGGCTCGGTCATCGCCTTCCTCAAGCTCAACGGCAATATGGGCGGCAAACCGATCATGCTGCCGGGACGCCATGTCATCAATCTCGGGGTGCTGGCCGGCATCCTCGGGCTGATCGCCTGGTTCACCCAGGACCAGAGCCCGTGGATCTTCTGGACCGTGACGCTGCTCAGCTTCGCGATAGGTTTCCTGCTGATCATCCCGATCGGCGGCGCTGACATGCCGGTCGTGGTGTCGATGCTCAACAGCTATTCGGGCTGGGCGGCGGCGGCGATGGGCTTCACGCTGCACAACACTGCGATGATCATCACCGGCGCGCTGGTCGGATCGTCGGGCGCGATCCTCAGCTACATCATGTGCCGCGCGATGAACCGCAGCTTCATCAGCGTGATCGCGGGCGGCTTTGGCGGCGACAGTTCGGCCGCCGGCGCGGCGGCGGCGACCGACCGGCCGTGGAAGCGCGGCTCGGCCGAGGACGCGGCCTTCCTGATGCAGCAGGCGGAGCAGGTCATCATCGTGCCCGGTTACGGCATGGCGGTCGCCCAGGCGCAGCACGTGCTGCGCGAGATGGGCGACAAGCTGAAGGAGCACGGCGTGCGCGTGAAATACGCGATCCACCCGGTCGCGGGGCGCATGCCGGGCCATATGAACGTGCTGCTCGCCGAGGCGAACGTGCCTTATGACGAGGTGTTCGAGCTCGAGGACATCAACAGCGAGTTCGCCCAGACCGATGTCGCGTTCATCATTGGCGCCAACGACGTGGTCAATCCGGCAGCCAAGACCGACAAGTCCTCGCCGATCTACGGCATGCCGGTGTTCGACGTGAACAAGGCCAAGACCGTGCTGTTCATCAAGCGCTCGATGGGCGGTGTCGGCTATGCGGGCGTCGATAACGATGTCTTCTACCAGGACAACACGATGATGCTGCTGGCTGACGCGAAGAAGATGGTCGAGGAGATCGTCAAGGCGCTCGATTGA
- a CDS encoding IS630 family transposase, which produces MGVCRSDDLRLRVIEAVAAGSSRRAAAARFSVSASSAIRWSDRAAKEGSPKPRKQGRPAGKGPLVEHLEYLIEVVEAEPDITMPELTARLHVDRGVTAAPASLSKLLCRAGFTYKKQLMASECARADVAERRRVWVNHRQPYMRRDPGRLVFIDETSVNTKMTRLRGRAARGKRLKARAPFGRWGTQTFIAGLRHDALTAPWVIPGAMDRDAFNTYIETQLAPTLAPGDIVILDNLSVHKSAHAEAAVRARGAWMLFLPQYSPDLNPIEMAFAKLKAHLRKAAARTFDALIKTIGDICRLFDPDECSHYFFKAGYGSY; this is translated from the coding sequence ATGGGCGTATGTCGATCTGACGATTTGCGGCTTCGGGTGATTGAGGCGGTGGCGGCCGGGAGTTCGCGCCGCGCGGCGGCGGCGCGATTTTCGGTGAGCGCGAGTTCGGCGATCCGGTGGAGCGACCGGGCGGCGAAGGAGGGCAGCCCCAAGCCGCGCAAGCAGGGTCGGCCGGCGGGCAAGGGGCCGCTGGTTGAGCATCTGGAGTATCTGATAGAAGTTGTCGAAGCCGAGCCGGACATCACCATGCCGGAGCTGACGGCACGACTTCATGTCGACCGGGGTGTGACCGCGGCCCCAGCCTCGCTCTCGAAGCTGCTTTGCCGGGCGGGGTTCACATATAAAAAACAACTGATGGCATCGGAATGCGCACGCGCTGACGTAGCCGAGCGGCGCAGGGTCTGGGTCAATCACCGACAACCCTATATGCGCCGCGATCCGGGGCGACTGGTGTTCATCGATGAGACTTCGGTGAACACCAAGATGACGCGCCTGCGTGGACGGGCGGCGCGAGGAAAACGCCTCAAGGCGCGCGCGCCGTTTGGCAGATGGGGGACGCAGACCTTCATCGCAGGCCTGCGGCACGATGCGCTGACGGCGCCCTGGGTCATCCCTGGCGCGATGGATCGAGACGCCTTCAACACCTACATCGAAACCCAACTCGCCCCGACGCTGGCGCCAGGCGATATCGTGATCCTCGACAATCTGTCCGTTCACAAAAGCGCACACGCGGAGGCCGCTGTCCGCGCACGCGGCGCATGGATGCTCTTCCTGCCCCAATACTCGCCCGATCTGAACCCCATCGAAATGGCCTTTGCTAAACTCAAGGCGCATCTCAGAAAGGCCGCTGCGCGAACCTTCGACGCCCTCATCAAGACAATCGGCGACATCTGCCGACTCTTCGACCCAGACGAATGCTCACATTACTTCTTTAAGGCTGGATATGGATCATATTAA
- a CDS encoding oleate hydratase has protein sequence MYRSSGNFEAFARPLKPEGIDGRRAFFVGSGLASLAGAAFLVRDAQMPGSAITIFEELPLPGGSMDGILDEHKGFIIRGGREMEAHFETLWDLFRSIPSLQTPDASVLDEMYWLHKSDPSTNPCRAIQKRGEPIDQLPDLTLTPKAVEELIGLAMMREQDLDDKRIDEVFTGEFFASNFWLYWATMFAFEPWASALEMRRYILRFVHHVSTLADLSSLRFTHYNQYESLILPLVAYLKDHGVTFQYGTQVDDILVTSAGGEKVATAINLTVDGEAGKIKLAPVDLVFVTNGSITESSTYGDNDTPAPVVTDRGGAWSLWKKLAARDPAFGRPEKFCENIPEANWTISATVTLTDDRIVPYIERITGRDPRSGRIVTGGPCNIKDSSWLYGFSMSRQPHFAAQDPKKDLVVWLYGLFSDKPGDYVKKPIRQCTGAELCAEWLYHLGVPEEQIDDLSRNAARTIPCNMPYITSYFMPRAVGDRPLVVPETSRNLAFIGNFAETERDTVFTTEYSVRTAMEAVYTLVGVDRGVPEVFASSFDVRVLLEALYYLNDRKPLDELKLPFVARMIEKVALAKVKGSYVEELLENAKLI, from the coding sequence ATGTACAGGTCCAGCGGCAATTTCGAGGCCTTTGCCCGGCCTCTCAAGCCGGAGGGTATCGACGGCCGCCGGGCCTTTTTCGTAGGGTCCGGTCTCGCATCGCTTGCGGGCGCGGCCTTCCTGGTCCGGGACGCGCAGATGCCGGGCAGCGCGATCACGATCTTCGAGGAACTTCCCCTGCCGGGCGGCAGCATGGACGGTATCCTCGACGAGCATAAAGGGTTCATCATCCGCGGCGGACGCGAGATGGAGGCGCATTTCGAAACCCTGTGGGATCTGTTCCGCTCGATCCCGTCGCTTCAGACACCTGACGCCTCGGTGCTTGATGAGATGTACTGGCTGCACAAGAGCGACCCGTCCACCAACCCGTGCCGCGCGATCCAGAAGCGCGGTGAACCGATCGACCAGCTGCCTGACCTGACTCTCACGCCCAAGGCGGTGGAGGAACTGATCGGGCTTGCCATGATGCGGGAGCAGGACCTCGACGACAAGCGCATCGACGAGGTCTTCACCGGCGAATTCTTCGCCTCCAACTTCTGGCTCTATTGGGCAACGATGTTCGCGTTCGAGCCCTGGGCGAGCGCGCTCGAGATGCGGCGCTACATCCTGCGCTTCGTCCATCACGTGTCGACACTTGCCGATCTCAGTTCGCTACGCTTCACCCATTACAACCAGTATGAATCGCTGATCCTGCCGCTGGTCGCGTATTTGAAGGACCATGGCGTGACCTTCCAGTATGGCACCCAGGTCGACGATATCCTGGTCACCAGCGCGGGTGGCGAAAAGGTCGCGACGGCGATCAACCTGACGGTCGATGGCGAGGCCGGAAAGATCAAGCTGGCGCCGGTCGACCTGGTGTTCGTCACCAACGGTTCGATCACCGAAAGCTCGACCTATGGCGACAATGATACGCCCGCGCCCGTCGTCACCGATCGCGGGGGCGCCTGGTCGCTGTGGAAGAAACTGGCCGCGCGGGATCCTGCATTTGGCCGTCCGGAGAAGTTCTGCGAAAACATTCCCGAGGCGAACTGGACGATCTCAGCGACGGTCACGCTGACCGACGATCGCATCGTCCCCTATATCGAACGGATTACCGGGCGTGATCCACGCTCGGGGCGGATCGTGACCGGCGGCCCGTGCAACATCAAGGATTCGAGCTGGCTCTACGGGTTCTCGATGAGCAGGCAGCCGCATTTCGCGGCGCAGGACCCGAAAAAGGATCTCGTCGTGTGGCTGTACGGCCTGTTTTCCGACAAGCCCGGCGACTACGTCAAAAAGCCGATCCGCCAATGCACCGGCGCGGAACTGTGCGCTGAATGGCTATACCATCTCGGCGTACCTGAGGAGCAGATCGATGATCTCTCGCGCAACGCGGCGCGAACGATCCCCTGCAACATGCCCTATATCACGTCCTATTTCATGCCGCGCGCCGTCGGCGACCGACCGCTGGTGGTGCCGGAGACGTCGAGAAACCTGGCCTTCATCGGGAACTTCGCCGAGACCGAGCGCGACACCGTGTTCACCACCGAATATTCGGTGCGCACGGCGATGGAGGCGGTCTACACGCTGGTGGGCGTCGATCGCGGTGTGCCGGAAGTGTTCGCCTCGTCATTCGATGTTCGCGTGCTGCTCGAAGCTCTTTATTACCTGAACGATCGCAAGCCTCTCGATGAGCTGAAGCTGCCGTTCGTCGCGCGCATGATCGAGAAGGTCGCGCTTGCGAAGGTCAAGGGTAGTTATGTCGAGGAGCTCCTCGAGAATGCGAAACTGATCTGA
- a CDS encoding alpha/beta hydrolase codes for MSNKAIKSVVLVHGGFVDGSGWEGTYRALTSKGYKVSIVQNPTISLDDDVAVTKRVIDAADGDVILVGHSYGGAVITEAGNHPKVAGLVYVTAFALDAGESVGKLIANPAPGAPVPPILPPVDGFLMLDQDKFAASFAADVEPEQADFMAKSQVPWGLDALNGEVTTAAWKTKPSWYLVATDDHMIPVPAQRMMANRAGAKTIDQAGSHAVYVSQPDVVADFIDSAARGVTD; via the coding sequence ATGTCGAACAAAGCAATCAAGTCGGTCGTCCTGGTCCATGGCGGTTTCGTCGACGGCTCGGGCTGGGAAGGAACCTACCGTGCCCTGACCAGCAAGGGCTACAAGGTCAGCATCGTTCAGAACCCCACCATTTCCCTCGATGACGATGTCGCCGTGACGAAGCGGGTGATCGACGCCGCCGATGGCGACGTGATCCTGGTCGGCCATTCCTATGGCGGCGCGGTCATCACCGAGGCTGGCAATCATCCGAAGGTCGCCGGGCTGGTCTATGTCACCGCCTTTGCGCTCGACGCCGGCGAATCCGTCGGCAAGCTGATCGCCAACCCTGCGCCGGGCGCGCCCGTGCCGCCGATCCTGCCGCCGGTCGATGGCTTCCTCATGCTTGATCAGGACAAGTTCGCGGCCTCGTTCGCCGCCGACGTGGAACCGGAACAGGCGGATTTCATGGCGAAGTCGCAAGTGCCATGGGGCCTTGATGCCCTCAACGGCGAGGTGACCACGGCCGCCTGGAAGACCAAGCCCTCCTGGTATCTGGTCGCGACCGACGATCACATGATCCCCGTTCCCGCCCAGCGCATGATGGCGAACCGCGCCGGTGCGAAGACGATCGATCAGGCCGGCAGCCATGCGGTCTATGTCTCGCAGCCTGATGTCGTCGCTGACTTCATCGACAGCGCGGCGCGCGGCGTGACCGACTAA
- a CDS encoding NAD(P) transhydrogenase subunit alpha: MTLRIAVLKETAAGERRVSATPETVKKFAALGATIAVEAGAGDDASFPDSDYANAGATLGDRAATLKSADIVLGVQGPDPAELKDAAKGVWLVAGLNPFGERARVDAYAAAGIEALAMEFMPRITRAQSMDILSSQANLAGYKAVLDAAAEYGRAFPMMMTAAGTVSAARAFVMGVGVAGLQAIATARRLGAQVSATDVRSATKEQIQSLGAKPIFVENVVGIEGEGSGGYATEMSPEYQKAQAELVSSHIAKQDIVITTALIPGRPAPRLISDAQIATMKPGSVIVDLAVESGGNVEGAVAGEVIKRHNVKIVGHRNVASRLASDASALFARNLYNFLSTFWDKDAGGPVLDQEIGDAVRLTRDGKVVQQRLLG, from the coding sequence ATGACTTTACGTATTGCTGTGCTCAAGGAGACCGCCGCCGGCGAGCGGCGTGTTTCCGCCACACCGGAAACGGTCAAGAAGTTCGCCGCGCTGGGCGCCACTATCGCGGTCGAAGCAGGTGCGGGCGACGACGCCAGCTTCCCCGATTCCGATTACGCCAATGCCGGCGCGACGTTGGGCGACCGCGCCGCGACGCTGAAGAGCGCGGATATCGTCCTCGGCGTGCAGGGGCCAGATCCGGCCGAGTTGAAGGACGCCGCCAAGGGCGTCTGGCTGGTAGCGGGCCTCAACCCATTCGGTGAGCGCGCCCGCGTCGATGCTTATGCCGCGGCCGGGATCGAGGCGCTGGCGATGGAATTCATGCCGCGCATCACGCGCGCGCAGTCGATGGACATCCTATCCAGCCAGGCGAACCTCGCCGGGTACAAGGCGGTGCTGGACGCCGCAGCCGAATATGGCCGGGCCTTCCCGATGATGATGACCGCGGCGGGCACGGTAAGCGCCGCCAGAGCGTTCGTGATGGGCGTTGGTGTCGCCGGCTTGCAAGCGATCGCCACCGCGCGGCGGCTCGGCGCCCAGGTCTCGGCAACCGATGTGCGTTCGGCGACGAAGGAGCAGATCCAGTCGCTCGGCGCCAAGCCGATCTTCGTCGAGAATGTCGTCGGCATCGAGGGCGAAGGCTCGGGCGGCTATGCGACCGAGATGTCGCCCGAATATCAGAAGGCGCAGGCCGAGTTGGTATCGTCGCACATCGCCAAGCAGGACATCGTCATCACCACGGCGCTGATCCCGGGGCGCCCCGCACCCCGACTGATCAGCGACGCGCAGATCGCGACGATGAAGCCGGGCAGCGTGATCGTCGATCTCGCGGTTGAAAGCGGCGGCAATGTCGAGGGCGCGGTCGCCGGCGAGGTGATCAAGCGCCACAACGTCAAGATCGTCGGCCACCGTAACGTCGCCAGCCGCTTGGCCTCCGACGCCTCGGCCTTGTTCGCGCGCAATCTCTATAATTTCCTGTCGACCTTCTGGGACAAGGACGCAGGTGGCCCGGTGCTCGACCAAGAGATCGGCGACGCGGTGCGGCTGACCAGGGATGGCAAGGTCGTGCAACAGCGATTGCTGGGCTGA
- a CDS encoding integrase — protein sequence MDVYWRSSLPLKMLYFLNIIPSSSSIVRGCLLREYFLASARAVTRTITVWNNYSMARTLVESPITTRASRAALKKGVHWRGVDTGIHLGYRKGRRGGTWLVRWYIQEDRCYQRFDLGVADDVVDEGTLDYAAAVKVAKEVVVKARQRRAADAIGPVLTVGLALETYLAARNARQSEREGREVCCDANSTLNRHVRNDECFLSVRLDALTEGDLEAWRQSLDPSLKGTTKRRIMNDLKAALNATLRRERRRLPADLGDTILLGLDVEKVGIEPTEVARENQILDDATVRSVIDAAYGVDEDFGLLVLLLAATGARFSQLKRMKVCDAQIPLRRLLIPRSRKGRNKVAGFTPVRVGMDVIDALDNAVRGRQPDEPLLCRWRHVQVGPGVWRRDRRGAWTSSAEMLRPWGDICEIAGISVVPYSLRHSSIVRGIAAGLPIRLVAAMHDTSVAMIEKHYSRWIADGLEELGAQAIVPLLSHAA from the coding sequence ATGGACGTTTACTGGCGTTCGTCGCTGCCATTGAAAATGCTCTATTTTCTTAATATCATTCCATCGTCGTCTTCGATCGTACGTGGGTGCTTATTGCGCGAATATTTCCTTGCTTCGGCAAGAGCTGTCACGCGTACGATCACGGTATGGAATAACTATAGCATGGCTCGGACATTAGTCGAGAGCCCGATTACGACGCGTGCCTCCCGCGCGGCGTTGAAGAAGGGCGTGCACTGGCGAGGTGTCGATACCGGCATCCATCTCGGATACCGCAAGGGACGCCGGGGAGGCACCTGGCTGGTTCGGTGGTACATTCAAGAGGATCGTTGCTATCAGCGCTTCGATCTGGGTGTTGCCGACGATGTCGTCGACGAAGGCACGCTCGACTATGCAGCGGCGGTCAAGGTCGCGAAAGAGGTGGTCGTCAAGGCAAGGCAAAGGCGCGCGGCCGATGCCATAGGTCCGGTTCTTACCGTTGGATTGGCGCTCGAAACCTATCTTGCGGCCCGCAACGCCAGACAATCCGAGCGCGAAGGGCGCGAAGTGTGCTGCGATGCCAACAGCACGCTCAACCGGCATGTGCGCAACGACGAATGCTTCCTCTCGGTCAGGCTCGACGCGTTGACGGAAGGGGATCTCGAGGCGTGGCGCCAGTCGCTCGACCCAAGTCTCAAGGGAACGACAAAACGCCGGATCATGAACGACCTCAAGGCCGCGTTGAACGCTACATTGCGGCGCGAACGCCGACGCCTGCCTGCCGATCTTGGGGATACCATTCTATTGGGGCTGGATGTCGAGAAGGTCGGCATCGAGCCGACCGAGGTTGCCCGCGAGAACCAGATACTCGATGACGCGACTGTCCGATCCGTCATCGACGCAGCTTACGGGGTCGACGAGGATTTCGGGTTATTGGTCCTGCTCCTCGCAGCAACCGGCGCGCGGTTTTCCCAGTTGAAGCGGATGAAGGTGTGCGACGCCCAGATTCCACTGCGGCGTCTGCTCATCCCGCGCAGCCGGAAGGGGCGTAACAAAGTGGCCGGATTTACGCCTGTTCGGGTGGGCATGGACGTTATCGATGCTCTCGACAACGCGGTCCGCGGGCGCCAGCCCGACGAACCGCTGCTGTGCCGGTGGCGGCATGTTCAGGTCGGTCCGGGGGTTTGGCGACGCGACCGGCGGGGTGCATGGACGTCGTCGGCGGAGATGCTGAGGCCTTGGGGCGATATCTGTGAAATCGCCGGTATCAGCGTCGTACCCTATTCCCTCCGTCACTCATCGATTGTCCGTGGTATCGCGGCGGGTCTCCCTATCCGGCTCGTCGCGGCGATGCACGACACGAGCGTGGCGATGATCGAGAAGCATTATTCGCGTTGGATTGCTGACGGACTTGAGGAGCTTGGTGCTCAAGCTATCGTTCCGCTCCTGTCGCATGCCGCCTGA
- a CDS encoding 2OG-Fe dioxygenase family protein: MNIGSEVNPRLAEELAAQGFLRPAPGTIDWLPAPALDSSWKSFAESWDRLGLDRYMADGGRYRRRRHAALAITPDAIRRKPHQPHFQSRDYNQLNGDVQRWFEPMEDAIADSQMMRRLLRGATLCFEGTGESSLATQWHVELHQFRIEATAQKPGRPTPEGMHRDGVDWVLVMLIDRVNAGEGVTEIQIAGRPEIDRFTLAAPGDAVLLDDHRVLHGVTPIRPIDKDMPAYRDVFVATWKVEGSG, from the coding sequence GTGAACATTGGAAGCGAGGTCAACCCTCGCCTGGCCGAGGAGCTTGCTGCTCAGGGCTTCCTTCGTCCGGCGCCCGGCACGATCGACTGGTTACCGGCGCCTGCCCTGGATTCGAGCTGGAAGAGCTTCGCGGAATCGTGGGATCGGCTCGGGCTCGATCGATACATGGCCGATGGTGGCCGCTATCGCCGACGCCGTCACGCTGCATTGGCGATCACTCCGGACGCGATCAGGCGAAAGCCGCACCAGCCCCATTTCCAAAGCCGTGACTATAATCAGCTGAATGGAGATGTTCAGCGCTGGTTCGAGCCGATGGAGGACGCCATCGCCGACAGTCAGATGATGCGGCGCTTGCTCCGTGGCGCCACCCTTTGCTTCGAGGGAACTGGTGAAAGCTCCCTGGCCACTCAATGGCATGTCGAGCTGCATCAGTTCCGGATCGAGGCCACGGCGCAGAAGCCGGGTCGTCCGACCCCTGAGGGAATGCATCGCGACGGGGTCGATTGGGTGCTGGTGATGCTGATCGATCGAGTGAACGCCGGTGAAGGGGTGACCGAGATCCAGATTGCCGGTCGGCCGGAGATCGACCGCTTCACCCTGGCAGCACCGGGTGACGCCGTGCTTCTGGACGACCACCGCGTGTTGCATGGCGTCACTCCGATCCGGCCGATCGATAAGGACATGCCGGCGTATCGCGATGTCTTCGTCGCGACATGGAAGGTGGAAGGCTCCGGCTGA